Genomic DNA from Rhodoferax mekongensis:
ACTCGGCCGCTTGCCGGCGGCGACTGCCAAGCAGTAAGTCCGTCTGCGCGAGACTCCGGGCCGTTATGCTGACGGCAAATCATTCATTTCATCCACCGGACAAGCCCCATGGAGCGCTTCCATTCTTTTGACCTGCTGGCCACGCTGGTGGCAGTAGTCACGGCCGATGCTTCGGTGCAGTTCTCGAACGCAGCCCTGGAGGATGCCTTGGGCATCTCACGCCGGACCATCATCGGCTCAAACTTTGCCGAGGTGTTTACTGAACCGGCGCAGTTGCACAGTGCCCTGGAGGGCGCGCTCGACAACGCGTTCGCGGCTTTGCGTTACGACGCTTTGCTCAAGCGCAACGGGCTCGATGCCATGCCCGTGCACGTGATCGTGACGCGTACGGAACTCTCCAATGACATCATTGTGGAAATGGTGCCCCAGGAGCAGCAGACCCGCCAGGACCGCGAGGAGCGCCTCGCGGAACAGGCCCAGACCAACAAAGAGCTGATCCGCAACCTCGCCCATGAAATCAAAAACCCTTTGGGTGGCATTCGTGGCGCGGCGCAACTGCTCGAGATGGAGATGGAGTCTCCTGAGCTCACCGAGTACACGCAGGTCATCATCCATGAGGCGGATCGCCTGCAGAGCCTGGTAGACCGCCTGCTGGCGCCGCACCGCCGGCCTCACTTGGTAGGCGATGTGAATATCCACGAGGTGTGTGAGCGCGTGCGCTCCCTGATCCTTGCCGAGTTCCCCAAAGGCTTGCGCGTGGTGCGGGACTACGACACCTCCATCCCCGAGTTCCGGGGTGACCGCGAGCAGCTCATTCAAACCGTGCTGAACATTGCCCACAACGCCTGCCAGGCCCTGGCCGAGCGCATTGCTGCGGGTGACGGTTGTGTGACATTCAAGACCCGCGTGACGCGCCAGATTACCTTCGGCAAACAGCGTTACCGGTTGGCATTGGAATTGCATGTCATCGACAACGGACCTGGCGTGCCAGATTCGATCAGAGACCGCATTTTTTACCCGCTGGTGTCGGGCAGGGATGGCGGATCCGGACTGGGGCTCACACTGGCGCAAACCTTTGTTCAGCAACACCACGGGCTGATCGAGGTGGACAGCGTGCCAGGCCGTACGGACTTCAAGATCTTGATTCCGTTACCGTAACAGACAGACAAAGAAACTAGGGTGCCGACAACATGAAGCCGATTTGGATCGTAGATGATGACCAGTCCATCCGCTTCGTGCTGGAGAAGGCACTGCTGCGTGAGCACCTGCCCACACGCAGTTTTTCCAATCCACGCGATGTACTGACTGCGCTGAGCACCGCAGCAGACGATGAGGGCCCGCAAATCCTGGTGAGCGACATCCGCATGCCCGGGGGCTCCGGTCTGGACTTGCTCGAAAAAGTCAAGGCCAAACACCCCGGCCTGCCCGTCATCATCATGACGGCCTTCTCGGACCTCGACAGCGCGGTCAGCGCCTTCCAGGGCGGCGCTTTTGAATACCTGCCCAAGCCCTTCGACCTGCCCAAAGCAGTGGAGCTCATCCGCCGTGCGGTGGAAGAGAGCCAGCGCGAGGAAGTAGCTGAAGAGCGCATGGCCGAGTCCCCTGAAATGCTGGGTCAGGCGCCCGCCATGCAGGACGTGTTCCGTGCCATCGGCCGCTTGAGCCAGAGCAACGTCACGGTGATGATCACCGGTGAATCCGGCTCCGGCAAGGAGCTGGTGGCCCGTGCGCTGCACAAGCATTCCCCGCGCGCCGATGGCCCGTTTGTGGCTATCAACACTGCAGCCATTCCCAAAGACCTGTTGGAGAGCGAACTCTTCGGCCATGAACGCGGTGCCTTCACCGGCGCGCAAACCATGCGCCGTGGCCGCTTTGAGCAGGCCGATGGCGGTACGCTGTTTCTGGACGAGATCGGCGACATGCCGTTCGAGCTGCAGACCCGTTTGCTGCGCGTCTTGAGCGACGGTCACTTCTACCGCGTGGGCGGGCACAGTGCCGTCAAATCGAACGTGCGTGTCATCGCTGCCACACACCAGAACCTGGAGCAGCGCGTCAAGGACGGCGTGTTCCGGGAAGACTTGTTCCACCGCCTGAATGTGATCCGCCTGCGCCTGCCGGCCCTGCGCGAGCGCAAGGAAGACGTGGCCATGTTGACCCGCCACTTCTTGCAGCAAAGCGCCAAGCAACTGGGTGTGGAGCCCAAGCGCATTTCGGATTCGGCACTGA
This window encodes:
- the ntrC gene encoding nitrogen regulation protein NR(I); protein product: MKPIWIVDDDQSIRFVLEKALLREHLPTRSFSNPRDVLTALSTAADDEGPQILVSDIRMPGGSGLDLLEKVKAKHPGLPVIIMTAFSDLDSAVSAFQGGAFEYLPKPFDLPKAVELIRRAVEESQREEVAEERMAESPEMLGQAPAMQDVFRAIGRLSQSNVTVMITGESGSGKELVARALHKHSPRADGPFVAINTAAIPKDLLESELFGHERGAFTGAQTMRRGRFEQADGGTLFLDEIGDMPFELQTRLLRVLSDGHFYRVGGHSAVKSNVRVIAATHQNLEQRVKDGVFREDLFHRLNVIRLRLPALRERKEDVAMLTRHFLQQSAKQLGVEPKRISDSALTWLEGFSFPGNVRQLENICHWLTVMAPAQVIERKDLPPEVSLGRAETGEPLVAKPVLTAAPEAQLKDVPLDAHAHAPVSHESEDLSHVLARAAAAHGPLEGWEAELETEAVALLGSGQPEVWDTLTRRFESRLILAALANTKGRRIEAAQKLGIGRNTITRKIQELGLE
- the glnL gene encoding nitrogen regulation protein NR(II) is translated as MERFHSFDLLATLVAVVTADASVQFSNAALEDALGISRRTIIGSNFAEVFTEPAQLHSALEGALDNAFAALRYDALLKRNGLDAMPVHVIVTRTELSNDIIVEMVPQEQQTRQDREERLAEQAQTNKELIRNLAHEIKNPLGGIRGAAQLLEMEMESPELTEYTQVIIHEADRLQSLVDRLLAPHRRPHLVGDVNIHEVCERVRSLILAEFPKGLRVVRDYDTSIPEFRGDREQLIQTVLNIAHNACQALAERIAAGDGCVTFKTRVTRQITFGKQRYRLALELHVIDNGPGVPDSIRDRIFYPLVSGRDGGSGLGLTLAQTFVQQHHGLIEVDSVPGRTDFKILIPLP